From the Hyphomicrobiaceae bacterium genome, the window GCGGCATAGTCACCGCCGCCCGCACATGCAGCCTCTGCCACGCGGAAGATGGCTTCCTTGATCGGCTTTGTGTTGATAGGACCGCTCGGGATCAGCGAGAGCGTATGCGGCAGCGCCCCGGCTTTCTTGCCGCGCCTGAGCTGGATGCGCCGCGCCTTCTCGTCGAGCATCGCGACTTCCCCGGCCGGCTCGAGCGAATCCGCAAGCAGCGGTTTATCATCCTCCCGGATTTTCGTGTCCTGCGCGGGGTAGTCATAAGTGAACACCAGAGACTGCTTGTCGGCCACGCCCTGCGCGACCGGCGCGGCGACCAGACCACCGAGACATTCGGCATCGTCAATCAGATCTTCATCAGGCCGCGACTGCCGATCGAACATGGCCCAGTAATCGGGCTTGGCCTCGCGCCGGTGAAATTCCAGTAGATCCGCCAGCACCGCAGCCGACGGATCAGACGACCGGTGCAGCCGCTCACTCAATTCCGCGGTACGCTGTTCTGCTGCCTCGCGTTTGTCGGTCTTGCTCCGGTCCTCGCCGGACGCTGTACGCACGAACCAGCCTGCTGTCGCCGGCCTAATGCGGAGGAGCCAGTCGCGCAGCATGATCGTCGAGACGCAGTCGATCCGGTTGTACTCGGCGATCTCGGCTATCAGCGTGGCGTCCTGCAACTCGCGCCACCGCTCGTACATGACGACGCTCTCGCCAGCCGTCTTCACCTCGCCGGCACGCTTTTCCATATAGAACACTTCCATGTTCTTGATCGAGTAGCGCGGCTCGGAGACTCGCACGCCCTCCGCCACAACCCGATAGAGGTCCACGAGTTTGCCGCGCCTCAGGAGATCGTCGATTTCGGCCTCGCGGGTCCCGTGCAGGGTCGACAAGCGCTTGAGCGCCGAGGCTTCATAGGATGCGTAATGGTAGACGTGCGCAGCCGGATGCGCTCCGAGCCGCTCCACGATGAAATCAACGGCCTGCTCGAACGCCCGCTTCTCTTCTGCCCGGTCATGCGCCCAGAACGGCGTGAACACCGCCTTGTCCGCGGTGCCGGTCAAAAATCCGAGCAGATACTCGAGCCCTCCCGGATAGAGAGGATCGCCTTCCATGTCGAAGAACATATCCCCAGGGTTCGGCTTTGGCATCCGGCAGAACCCGCGACCTGCTTCCGTCGGCAGAATCTCGAACCGGTCCTGTCCATCGTTACGCTTTGCCACCTGCAGGCGCGCCTGCTGACCGAGACGCTCGACGATCGCCGGCGCCAGGCCCTTGACGGCGCCGATCTTGAGCGACGCCAGCTGCGCCATCGTCGATATCCCCGCCTCACGGAGGTACCGCGCCTGCGTCGAACGCATGTTGGCGACGCCGCTCAAATGGTCCGTCTCGATCCAGTGTGCTTCACACACCGTCGCCCAATGGCAGTACTGGCATTGTGCGCACGGCTCCGGCTCGGAGGCCGCCGGAGGCTCCGCGACGAACTGCTCGAACCGCTGCATCGCGGCCCCAATGTAATCATAGCAATCACTGGTTTTCAGCGATGCTTCCGAACCATCCCCGAGCTTGACATGCAGCGTTCCGGGCAACACGCCCTGATCTGACTTCAGCAGCTTCGCATAAACACCAAGCTGCACCGCGTGACTCGCTTTCGCCGTGCGCGCGAGCTTGGTGTCGATCACGACATAGCTCCACCCGCCCAACAGCGAAGGCACCTCAACTCTGCGAAGGAAATCGGAGTAACCATGCCAGGGGCGATCAATAAGTGCTCCTTGATAGATGATATCGGCGCCCCGCTTCATCGCTTCCCGCGTGGCGGCTGCGCGCTCGTCAACGGT encodes:
- a CDS encoding TM0106 family RecB-like putative nuclease, whose protein sequence is MRNTASGLLFSASDLVTFIGCRHATWLDATAARGGPRPPDIVDAQTTLLQQRGLEHERAYLRELGEAGLTIETIAPEGTVDERAAATREAMKRGADIIYQGALIDRPWHGYSDFLRRVEVPSLLGGWSYVVIDTKLARTAKASHAVQLGVYAKLLKSDQGVLPGTLHVKLGDGSEASLKTSDCYDYIGAAMQRFEQFVAEPPAASEPEPCAQCQYCHWATVCEAHWIETDHLSGVANMRSTQARYLREAGISTMAQLASLKIGAVKGLAPAIVERLGQQARLQVAKRNDGQDRFEILPTEAGRGFCRMPKPNPGDMFFDMEGDPLYPGGLEYLLGFLTGTADKAVFTPFWAHDRAEEKRAFEQAVDFIVERLGAHPAAHVYHYASYEASALKRLSTLHGTREAEIDDLLRRGKLVDLYRVVAEGVRVSEPRYSIKNMEVFYMEKRAGEVKTAGESVVMYERWRELQDATLIAEIAEYNRIDCVSTIMLRDWLLRIRPATAGWFVRTASGEDRSKTDKREAAEQRTAELSERLHRSSDPSAAVLADLLEFHRREAKPDYWAMFDRQSRPDEDLIDDAECLGGLVAAPVAQGVADKQSLVFTYDYPAQDTKIREDDKPLLADSLEPAGEVAMLDEKARRIQLRRGKKAGALPHTLSLIPSGPINTKPIKEAIFRVAEAACAGGGDYAAVRALVAKAAPRLSGGKTLAGLAGDPLARAVEAVQALDESYLVMQGPPGAGKTYTSARAIVTLLQAGKRVGVASNSHKAINKLLEEIEAVALAKGFAFRGIKKSSKESQSFSGMYVGNTTDNADVAGHQLIAGTAWLFSRTDLDRTLDYLFVDEAGQVSLANVVAMGTSARNIVLVGDQAQLGQPIKGTHPGESGSSALEYVLREHATVPDDLGIFLPASRRMHPNVCGFISEAFYDGRLEAAAGNERQGIVMGSGAHAAIKASGLSFVNVEHTGCGQRSEQEAEVVNWLVDSLLEQEWSDRDGNRRRLTLDDIVIVTPYNMQVACLEGTLPADARIGTVDKFQGQEAPVVIVSMTTSSGEEMPRDHEFLFSRNRLNVAISRAQGLAILVASPRLLAVPCKTIGQMKLVNALCWAKTYAQRVPADDQLSGHRAA